One Drosophila kikkawai strain 14028-0561.14 chromosome 3L, DkikHiC1v2, whole genome shotgun sequence genomic window carries:
- the LOC108083008 gene encoding zinc finger protein 200-like: MNNSCKMSDNVLCKLCHDNLAVNVDLKVESASRKLLQRLLNSYEIDVSVLEEQSSICKQCFGLVLHMSETLEKWSKAQEVLKAIPLDIDDSKIFQIKLEPDSDAQFSEIQEEFLPEDNVMSIKVEEPQTDDIEIIEGDEDPIEELSSDDTLSSDDEVVSSEESDKEMSADKANTDWRSNPQNFFCVCLGPDGLALTILFKDKTKESNIRMLCTCCNQLFATLSDIQKHASKSRALPEYWCGVCDAIYPSFFELKVHERIKKHSRPKTRAMVMRCLKCGTRSKQLSEAIRHENEAHDKSSLECHKCRVTFEVREFFQKHLLKHQTYLCRYPNCSTRYRSLPGYTKHLAWHNNHRSECPIDGCTVIMNPRGHDLHLRTHLSPQARASLARASLVKRKRQAHNSW, encoded by the exons ATGAATAATTCCTGTAAAATGTCAGATAATGTCCTTTGTAAATTGTGCCACGATAATCTCGCTGTAAATGTCGATCTCAAGGTTGAGTCGGCCAGCAGGAAACTGCTCCAAAGGCTCTTGAACAGCTACGAAATTGAT GTGTCTGTCCTGGAGGAACAATCAAGCATTTGCAAACAGTGCTTCGGCTTGGTTTTACATATGAGCGAAACCCTTGAGAAATGGAGCAAGGCCCAGGAAGTGCTCAAGGCCATTCCTTTAGACATCGACGACTCCAAGATATTTCAAATCAAGTTGGAGCCCGACTCAGATGCCCAGTTCTCGGAGATTCAAGAAGAGTTTTTGCCAGAAGATAATGTCATGTCTATAAAAGTGGAAGAACCCCAAACGGACGACATAGAGATAATAGAGGGCGACGAGGATCCAATAGAAGAGTTATCCTCCGATGACACCTTAAGCTCTGATGACGAAGTAGTAAGCTCCGAAGAAAGTGACAAGGAAATGTCAGCAGATAAAGCAAATACCGATTGGAGATCGAATCCCCAGAACTTCTTCTGTGTGTGCCTAGGACCCGATGGCTTGGCCTTAACCATACTGTTCAAGGACAAGACAAAGGAGAGCAACATTCGGATGCTGTGCACCTGCTGCAACCAGTTGTTTGCCACCTTATCTGATATCCAAAAGCACGCGTCCAAAAGCCGTGCACTTCCCGAGTACTGGTGCGGCGTCTGCGATGCCATTTATCCGAGCTTCTTCGAACTAAAGGTGCACGAGCGAATAAAGAAACACTCGAGGCCAAAGACCAGGGCCATGGTCATGCGATGCCTTAAGTGCGGAACGAGGAGCAAGCAACTGAGTGAGGCTATCAGGCACGAGAACGAAGCCCACGACAAGTCCTCCCTTGAGTGTCACAAGTGCCGGGTGACCTTCGAGGTCCGCGAGTTCTTCCAAAAGCATCTACTGAAGCACCAAACCTACCTGTGTCGATATCCAAACTGCTCAACACGATACCGATCGTTGCCAGGTTACACAAAGCACCTGGCCTGGCACAATAACCACAGATCCGAGTGTCCCATCGACGGTTGTACCGTCATAATGAATCCAAGGGGTCACGATCTGCACCTAAGGACGCACCTGTCACCGCAGGCACGAGCCAGCTTGGCACGAGCCAGCTTGGTTAAAAGGAAAAGACAAGCACATAATTCttggtaa
- the LOC108083164 gene encoding uncharacterized protein, which yields MSNGGLCKLCQDNLAINVGFKVGSMVESASRKLLQSLFKSYQIHVSILEQKSSICKKCYESILKMSKTLEKWSKAQEVLKANPLDIDDSKVFEVDSQEEQSDDDMSIKEEGRATDDIGFLEDVVPHAFNMVEGIFNSQNTQDLTASTKKSRITEINILGEIQKSVERMNSEMTSLRSEVATIKSKVCGDIFKSKIIMPPEPFATMDEFQSFESTLKDNNIFTTFVNDLSLCSGKSFEKFIRTCWREMVSDEVARQCSWRGTESKLCVRGLLVTAAVRAAFKQRFALDDADFDRITQKYFQYANDRVTKLTNKKIKT from the exons atgtcgAATGGTGGCCTTTGCAAATTGTGCCAGGATAATTTGGCGATAAATGTCGGATTCAAGGTTGGGTCCATGGTTGAGTCGGCCAGCCGGAAACTGCTACAAAGTCTCTTTAAGAGCTATCAAATTCAT GTCTCCATTCTGGAACAAAAATCAAGTATTTGCAAAAAGTGCTACGAGTCGATTTTAAAAATGAGCAAAACCCTCGAGAAATGGAGCAAGGCCCAGGAAGTTTTGAAGGCTAACCCCTTGGACATAGACGACTCCAAGGTATTTGAAGTTGATTCCCAGGAAGAACAGTCCGATGATGACATGTCCATAAAGGAGGAAGGACGTGCCACCGATGATATAGGATTTCTCGAAGACGTAGTACCTCATGCATTTAACATGGTTGAAGGAATCTTCAATTCGCAGAACACTCAGGATCTTACAGCATCCACCAAGAAGAGCCGAATAACTg aaataaaCATACTTGGAGAGATACAAAAATCTGTTGAAAGGATGAATTCAGAGATGACATCTCTAAGGAGCGAAGTGGCGACCATAAAATCGAAAGTTTGTGGGGATATCTTCAAGTCCAAAATCATTATGCCGCCTGAACCCTTCGCTACCATGGACGAGTTTCAAAGCTTTGAATCGACACTTAAGGACAACAATATATTTACAACATTT gtgAACGACTTGTCTTTGTGCTCGGGAAAGtcttttgaaaaatttataagGACTTGTTGGCGCGAAATGGTGTCCGACGAAGTGGCTCGTCAATGCTCGTGGCGTGGAACAGAGTCGAAATTGTGTGTACGAGGGCTGCTAGTTACGGCGGCAGTTAGAG CCGCCTTTAAGCAAAGATTTGCTTTAGACGATGCAGACTTCGATCGGATAACGCAAAAGTATTTCCAGTATGCGAATGATAGGGTTACAAAATTAacgaataaaaaaattaaaacttaa